One segment of Manihot esculenta cultivar AM560-2 chromosome 4, M.esculenta_v8, whole genome shotgun sequence DNA contains the following:
- the LOC110612932 gene encoding probable amidase At4g34880 has product MENNSYVKLLLLSSLVLVVLTVTSHGFSIKEATIYDLQLAFKQNQLTSRQLVEYYIGEIRRLNSVLNGLIEINPDALYQADKADYERRVKAQGSLVGLHGIPILLKDNIGTKDKLNTTAGSFALFRSVVPQDAGVVMKLRKAGAIILGKASMTEWAAFRSLTLPNGFSARGGQGKNPYVLSADPCGSSSGPAISVAANLVAVSLGTETDGSILCPSNANSVVGIKPTVGLTSRAGVVPVSFRQDTIGPICRTVSDAVYVLDAIAGVDYNDGATKGALQFIPYGGYKQFLKPYGLKGKRLGVVRNPFLNFASKAESQAFEYHLQTLRQRGAVVIDHLEIANINTILNPNASGEAVALLAEFKISLNAYLGNLVASPVRSLADVIAFNQKFAEVEKIQEFGQDIFLAAQATNGIGNAERAALANLAKLTRDGFQKLMWDNKLDALVTPGAGVAPVLAIGGFPGINVPAGYDDKGVPFGINFGGLKGTEPKLIQIAYGFEQATKIRKPPVFKP; this is encoded by the exons ATGGAAAACAATTCATATGTTAAGCTTTTGCTCCTTTCATCTCTCGTTTTGGTTGTTCTAACTGTAACAAGCCATGGTTTCTCCATTAAAGAAGCAACGATTTATGATCTCCAACTTGCTTTTAAGCAAAACCAACTCACTTCCAGGCAACTCGTTGAGTACTACATTGGAGAGATCCGTAGACTCAACTCAGTCCTCAATGGTCTCATAGAAATAAACCCTGATGCGCTCTATCAGGCTGATAAGGCTGACTATGAGCGCAGGGTCAAGGCACAAGGTTCACTGGTTGGTTTGCATGGCATCCCTATCCTGCTCAAGGATAACATCGGAACCAAGGATAAGCTGAACACCACAGCTGGTTCATTTGCACTGTTTCGATCGGTTGTGCCTCAAGATGCAGGTGTGGTGATGAAGCTCAGGAAAGCAGGAGCTATCATTTTGGGAAAAGCTAGCATGACTGAGTGGGCTGCTTTCAGATCTCTTACCCTGCCTAATGGCTTCAGTGCTAGAGGTGGCCAAGGAAAG AATCCTTATGTTCTATCAGCAGATCCTTGCGGGTCAAGCAGCGGGCCAGCAATATCAGTAGCAGCAAATTTGGTAGCTGTGTCACTTGGGACAGAGACTGATGGATCTATCTTATGTCCTTCCAATGCCAACTCTGTTGTGGGCATAAAACCAACAGTTGGTCTCACCAGTCGAGCCGGAGTTGTTCCAGTTTCTTTCAGACAGGACACCATTGG GCCTATCTGCAGGACAGTTTCGGATGCTGTCTATGTCCTTGATGCCATTGCTGGTGTTGATTACAATGATGGTGCGACCAAGGGAGCATTGCAGTTCATTCCATATGGTGGCTATAAGCAATTTCTCAAACCTTATGGGCTTAAAGGGAAGCGACTTGGGGTAGTAAGGAATCCATTCTTGAATTTTGCTAGTAAAGCTGAGAGTCAAGCTTTTGAATACCATCTTCAGACACTAAG ACAAAGAGGTGCAGTTGTTATAGATCATTTGGAAATTGCCAATATTAATACAATCTTGAATCCCAATGCAAGCGGTGAAGCTGTTGCATTGTTAGCCGAGTTCAAAATCTCCCTGAATGCTTACCTGGGAAACCTGGTGGCTTCTCCAGTCCGATCCTTGGCTGATGTTATAGCTTTCAATCAAAAATTTGCAGAAGTG GAAAAGATTCAGGAATTTGGCCAAGACATCTTTCTAGCAGCTCAGGCTACAAATGGAATTGGCAACGCAGAGAGGGCAGCATTGGCGAATTTAGCTAAACTGACAAGAGATGGTTTTCAGAAGTTGATGTGGGATAATAAGCTAGATGCACTTGTGACTCCTGGAGCAGGAGTTGCTCCTGTTCTTGCAATTGGAGGATTTCCAGGAATTAATGTTCCAGCAGGATATGATGACAAGGGGGTGCCTTTTGGCATTAACTTTGGAGGACTAAAGGGTACTGAACCAAAGCTAATTCAGATTGCTTATGGGTTTGAGCAAGCCACAAAGATTAGGAAGCCTCCTGTGTTCAAGCCTTGA
- the LOC110612608 gene encoding probable amidase At4g34880 — translation MPVEEKNDVAVSTGVQKLSGAVEKSGSTLALLVRAKDKGFRVFARVFGLPGLKPTAGLTSRAGVIPVSPRQDTIGPICRTVSDAVYVLDAIVGFDPRDPEATIEAAKFIPRGGYIQFLRDDGLKDKRLGVVRFPAPFNDSTVLSTFNNHLEVLRQGGATVLDNLQIPNIDIIMDPNQSGEEIALLTEFKLSINQYLQELVKSPVRSLEDIISFNDNNPDLEHMKQYGQDLFIASEMTNGLGKGEIKAVKLMEKLSEQGFEKTMREYELDAMVTVGWTVSTALAIGGYPAITVPAGYGSNEMPFGICFGGLKGMEPKLIEIAYAFEQATSSRRPPF, via the exons ATGCCGG ttgAAGAGAAGAATGATGTTGCTGTTTCTACTGGAGTGCAGaagctatcaggcgcagttgagaaatctggaaGCACActagctttattggtgagagcaaaag ACAAAGGGTTCAGAGTTTTTGCACGTGTATTCGGGTTGCCGGGGCTAAAGCCAACTGCTGGACTCACCAGCCGTGCTGGTGTCATTCCAGTCTCTCCTCGCCAGGACACAATTGG GCCAATATGCCGAACAGTGTCAGATGCAGTTTATGTGCTTGATGCAATTGTTGGTTTTGATCCAAGAGATCCTGAAGCAACAATAGAAGCTGCTAAGTTTATACCTAGAGGTGGCTATATACAGTTTTTAAGAGATGATGGGCTCAAAGATAAGAGACTGGGAGTTGTGAGATTTCCAGCTCCATTCAATGATTCAACTGTTCTGTCTACCTTCAACAATCATTTGGAAGTCTTAAG GCAAGGAGGTGCAACTGTGTTGGATAATCTGCAAATACCTAATATTGACATAATTATGGATCCCAATCAAAGTGGCGAAGAAATTGCACTGCTGACTGAGTTCAAGCTGTCAATTAATCAATACCTTCAAGAACTTGTCAAATCTCCAGTGAGATCACTAGAAGACATCATCAGTTTCAATGACAATAATCCTGATCTG GAACACATGAAACAGTACGGTCAGGATCTCTTTATTGCCTCAGAAATGACAAATGGGCTTGGAAAGGGAGAAATCAAGGCAGTGAAGTTGATGGAAAAACTGTCTGAACAAGGTTTTGAGAAAACAATGAGGGAGTATGAGTTAGATGCTATGGTGACAGTCGGTTGGACGGTTTCTACAGCTCTAGCCATTGGAGGGTACCCTGCAATTACTGTCCCAGCTGGCTATGGAAGCAATGAAATGCCATTTGGGATCTGTTTTGGAGGATTGAAAGGCATGGAACCCAAGCTAATCGAGATTGCTTATGCTTTTGAGCAGGCTACTTCGTCACGTAGACCTCCTTTTTAA
- the LOC110613740 gene encoding probable magnesium transporter NIPA6 produces MGVSDNSKGLILAVASSAFIGSSFILKKKGLKRAGAAGTRAGVGGYTYLLEPLWWAGMVTMFVGEIANFVAYVYAPAVLVTPLGALSIIISAILAHFMLRERLQKMGIVGCVSCIVGSVVIVIHAPQEHTPNSVQEIWTFATQPAFLIYVAASLSVVLALILHFEPRCGQTNILVYLGICSLIGSITVVSIKAIGIAIKLTLEGTSQIAYPQTWFFLTVAVICVITQLNYLNKALDTFNAAIVSPVYYVMFTTLTIIASAIMFKDWSGQNVSSITSELCGFITVLSGTIILHATREQEPPPPIGTVTWYVNEDSVKCLEEHLINIQSSDEQ; encoded by the exons ATGGGAGTATCAGATAATTCAAAAGGGCTAATCCTGGCTGTGGCATCCAGTGCTTTTATTGGGTCGAGCTTCATTTTGAAGAAGAAGGGGCTGAAGCGAGCTGGTGCTGCTGGAACTCGAGCTG GCGTGGGAGGTTATACCTACTTACTGGAGCCGCTATGGTGGGCTGGCATGGTGACAA TGTTTGTTGGAGAGATAGCAAACTTTGTGGCTTATGTTTATGCTCCTGCTGTTTTAGTGACTCCTCTAGGTGCACTTAGTATAATTATCAG TGCGATTTTGGCACACTTCATGTTGAGGGAACGGCTGCAGAAAATGGGTATTGTTGGATGTGTTTCTTGCATTGTTGGATCAGTAGTGATAGTAATCCATGCTCCTCAAGAACATACTCCTAATTCAGTACAAGAAATTTGGACTTTTGCAACCCAACCAG catttttaatatatgtggCAGCTTCACTTTCAGTGGTGTTAGCTTTGATTTTGCACTTTGAACCTCGCTGTGGGCAAACAAACATATTGGTCTACTTGGGAATTTGCTCTTTAATTGGTTCAATTacg GTTGTAAGCATAAAGGCCATTGGAATTGCAATAAAGCTTACATTGGAGGGAACAAGTCAGATAGCCTATCCACAGACCTGGTTTTTTCTTACAGTTGCCGTGATTTGTGTAATTACACAATTAAATTACCTCAACAAG GCGTTGGATACATTCAATGCAGCAATTGTTTCTCCAGTATATTATGTCATGTTTACAACTCTAACTATCATTGCTAGTGCCATAATGTTCAAG GATTGGTCTGGCCAAAATGTGAGCAGCATAACCTCCGAGTTATGTGGATTCATCACTGTTCTGTCAGGCACAATCATACTTCATGCGACAAGAGAACAGGAGCCACCTCCTCCTATAG GAACTGTGACATGGTACGTTAATGAAGATTCTGTTAAATGTCTTGAGGAACATTTAATAAACATACAAAGTTCGGATGAGCAATGA